The following are encoded together in the Paludisphaera mucosa genome:
- a CDS encoding DUF1990 family protein, with product MALFRFGRGWNDREMRGYLDALKDRTVNFDTPLEEMTVANGWIVDGSDDEIGTEPKGPPVPDGVFERAKQAIINYDFSDPRIVVGHFDPDTPPVGRDMLLELKVLGFRFLCGVRVHSLREEDFGDVSYFGFRYDTLEGHVERGFEWFLMTKDHETGGVHFKIEAHWRMGQFPNLWTKVGFRVIGEHYRSLWRRRAPERLRRVAHQPVVKPVAEAGGLAHRGDPAPVRTDPEPAG from the coding sequence ATGGCCCTGTTCCGGTTCGGCCGGGGGTGGAACGACCGCGAGATGCGCGGCTACCTCGACGCGCTCAAGGACCGCACGGTCAACTTCGACACGCCGCTCGAGGAGATGACGGTCGCCAACGGCTGGATCGTCGACGGCAGCGACGACGAGATCGGCACCGAGCCGAAAGGCCCGCCGGTCCCGGACGGCGTCTTCGAGCGCGCCAAGCAGGCGATCATCAACTACGACTTCTCCGACCCCCGCATCGTCGTGGGGCACTTCGACCCCGACACCCCGCCGGTCGGCCGCGACATGCTGCTGGAGCTGAAGGTCCTGGGGTTCCGCTTCCTCTGCGGCGTCCGCGTCCACAGCCTCCGCGAGGAGGACTTCGGCGACGTGAGCTACTTCGGGTTCCGCTACGACACCCTTGAAGGCCACGTCGAACGCGGCTTCGAGTGGTTCCTGATGACCAAGGACCACGAGACGGGCGGCGTCCACTTCAAGATCGAGGCGCACTGGCGGATGGGCCAGTTCCCCAACCTGTGGACGAAGGTGGGCTTCCGGGTGATCGGCGAGCACTACCGATCGCTCTGGCGTCGGCGTGCCCCCGAGAGGCTGCGGCGCGTCGCCCACCAGCCCGTCGTCAAGCCGGTGGCCGAGGCGGGCGGACTCGCCCATCGCGGCGACCCCGCGCCGGTCCGGACCGACCCGGAGCCCGCCGGCTGA
- a CDS encoding RNA polymerase sigma factor, translating into MGVGPDDLGRLFDAHAAALILYARQWREGPEAEDLVQDAFVALARRPTLPDQPAAWLHRVVRNAALSARRGSRRRKAREASVGRPEGDAWFAAVDDRLDAREAAAHLAGLDPEAREVVTARIWGGLTFEQVAELQGCSTAAAHRRYKLGLARLLERLERPCPSTNPTP; encoded by the coding sequence ATGGGGGTGGGTCCGGACGACCTGGGACGCCTCTTCGACGCCCACGCGGCGGCCCTGATCCTCTACGCCCGCCAGTGGCGCGAAGGGCCCGAGGCGGAGGACCTGGTTCAGGACGCCTTCGTGGCCCTGGCCCGCCGGCCGACCCTCCCCGACCAGCCGGCGGCCTGGCTCCACCGGGTCGTGCGGAACGCGGCCCTCTCGGCCCGTCGCGGTTCGCGGCGGCGGAAGGCCCGCGAGGCGAGCGTCGGCAGGCCCGAAGGAGACGCCTGGTTCGCGGCGGTGGACGACCGCCTCGACGCCCGCGAGGCCGCCGCGCACCTGGCCGGGCTCGACCCCGAGGCCCGCGAGGTCGTCACGGCCCGGATCTGGGGCGGGCTGACGTTCGAACAGGTCGCCGAGCTGCAGGGCTGCTCGACGGCCGCCGCCCATCGTCGCTACAAGCTGGGGCTCGCCCGGCTCCTGGAAAGGCTGGAACGACCATGTCCCTCGACGAACCCGACCCCCTGA
- a CDS encoding catalase, with protein MADPKDEARTTARYGEQAVPVAAGGETHQTADAAHPVMTTQQGIPVADDQNSLKAGARGPTLLEDFHLREKIFHFDHERIPERVVHARGFGAHGYFENYGPLADLTRADLFQRAGEKTPAFVRFSTVAGSKGSADLARDVRGFAVKMYTKEGNWDLVGNNIPVFFIQDAVKFPDVIHSVKPEPDRGFPQAQSAHDNFWDFISFTPESMHMIMWVMSDRSLPRSFRFMEGFGVHTFRLVNAEGKSTFVKFHWKPKQGLQSVVWNEAVKINGADPDFHRRDLWDAIHAGDFPEWELGLQVFDEAFAEKFDFDVLDATKLIPEEILPVKPVGKLVLDRCVDNFFLETEQVAFCTQNIVPGIDFSDDPLLQGRNFSYLDTQLKRLGGPNFTQIPINAPKCPFHTFQQDGHMAMRNPRGRVNYEPNSWTAAENPRESPDKGFRSYPEPVQGPKIRARSETFADHYSQARQFYISQTAIERTHIANAITFELSKVETPAIRSRIVAHLMNIDAGLAETVAKQIRLKEMPKAADALKPTRQDLKPSPALSVVLNGPRSFAGRKVGALVTDGVDADVLAALEKALKAEGATLKLVAPEVGGVKDSAGAWHDAHEKLEGGPSVLFDAVAILPSKEGAAMLASVPAARDFVADAAAHRKFIAYVAAATPLLEKAGAGLDEGFIALNAAADAAGFVTACRKLRFWDRAGAER; from the coding sequence GTGGCCGATCCGAAAGACGAAGCACGCACGACCGCACGCTATGGCGAACAGGCCGTCCCTGTCGCGGCCGGCGGCGAGACCCATCAGACGGCCGACGCCGCGCATCCGGTGATGACGACCCAGCAGGGGATCCCGGTCGCCGACGACCAGAACTCGCTCAAGGCCGGCGCCCGGGGGCCGACCCTGCTGGAGGACTTCCACCTCCGCGAGAAGATCTTCCACTTCGACCACGAGCGGATCCCCGAGCGGGTCGTCCACGCGCGGGGGTTCGGGGCCCACGGCTACTTCGAGAACTACGGCCCGCTGGCCGACCTCACCCGCGCCGACCTGTTCCAGCGGGCCGGCGAGAAGACGCCGGCCTTCGTGCGGTTCTCGACGGTCGCCGGCAGCAAGGGCTCGGCCGACCTGGCCCGCGACGTCCGCGGCTTCGCGGTGAAGATGTACACGAAGGAGGGGAACTGGGACCTGGTCGGCAACAACATCCCCGTCTTCTTCATCCAGGACGCCGTCAAGTTCCCCGACGTGATCCACTCGGTGAAGCCCGAGCCCGACCGCGGGTTCCCCCAGGCCCAGTCGGCCCACGACAACTTCTGGGACTTCATCTCGTTCACGCCCGAATCGATGCACATGATCATGTGGGTCATGTCGGACCGGTCGCTCCCGCGGTCGTTCCGGTTCATGGAGGGCTTCGGCGTCCACACGTTCCGGCTGGTGAACGCCGAGGGCAAGTCGACCTTCGTCAAGTTCCACTGGAAGCCCAAGCAGGGGCTGCAGTCGGTCGTCTGGAACGAAGCGGTGAAGATCAACGGGGCCGATCCCGACTTCCACCGCCGCGACCTCTGGGACGCCATCCACGCCGGCGACTTCCCCGAGTGGGAGCTTGGCCTGCAGGTCTTCGACGAGGCCTTCGCGGAGAAGTTCGATTTCGACGTCCTCGACGCCACCAAGCTGATCCCCGAGGAGATCCTGCCGGTCAAGCCGGTGGGCAAGCTGGTTCTCGACCGTTGCGTCGACAACTTCTTCCTGGAGACCGAGCAGGTCGCGTTCTGCACCCAGAACATCGTCCCCGGGATCGACTTCAGCGACGACCCCCTGCTCCAGGGCCGGAACTTCTCGTACCTGGACACCCAGCTCAAGCGGCTGGGGGGCCCGAACTTCACCCAGATCCCGATCAACGCCCCGAAGTGCCCGTTCCACACGTTCCAGCAGGACGGCCACATGGCCATGCGGAACCCCCGCGGGCGCGTGAATTACGAGCCCAACTCGTGGACGGCCGCCGAGAACCCCCGCGAGAGCCCCGACAAGGGCTTCCGGAGCTACCCCGAGCCGGTGCAGGGCCCCAAGATCCGGGCCCGCTCGGAGACGTTCGCCGACCACTACAGCCAGGCCCGCCAGTTCTACATCAGCCAGACCGCGATCGAGCGCACGCACATCGCCAACGCGATCACGTTCGAGCTGAGCAAGGTCGAGACCCCGGCCATCCGGTCGCGGATCGTCGCGCACCTGATGAACATCGACGCGGGCCTCGCCGAGACCGTCGCGAAGCAGATCCGGCTCAAGGAGATGCCCAAGGCCGCCGACGCCCTCAAGCCGACGCGCCAGGACCTCAAGCCCTCGCCGGCCCTGAGCGTCGTGCTCAACGGCCCCAGGAGCTTCGCCGGCCGCAAGGTCGGGGCGCTCGTGACCGACGGCGTGGACGCCGACGTCCTGGCCGCGCTGGAGAAGGCGCTCAAGGCCGAGGGGGCGACGCTCAAGCTCGTCGCGCCCGAGGTCGGCGGCGTGAAAGACTCGGCCGGGGCCTGGCACGACGCGCATGAGAAGCTCGAAGGCGGGCCGTCGGTCCTCTTCGACGCCGTCGCGATCCTCCCCTCCAAGGAAGGCGCGGCGATGCTGGCCTCGGTCCCCGCGGCCCGCGACTTCGTCGCCGACGCCGCCGCGCACCGGAAGTTCATCGCCTACGTCGCCGCGGCGACGCCGCTGCTGGAGAAGGCGGGGGCCGGCCTCGACGAGGGCTTCATCGCCCTCAACGCCGCCGCCGACGCCGCGGGTTTCGTGACGGCCTGCCGCAAGCTCCGCTTCTGGGATCGCGCCGGGGCCGAACGCTGA
- a CDS encoding PEP-CTERM sorting domain-containing protein: MRLKSFVVLASLMVGQASGGVLVDNSTLGYYNSGIGGRLVNTGPFFTGDPRLSVSSAPDLSAAATQLGGWLTEPLDLATPGSTWSSGPVSIPTAWANGTSTAVIYSIGESGYKLGDVSISIGVDNGILVWLDGSFVHGDIAPGLPHPLGEYVYNLGDLSSGVHHLQLLRVGLGVPENWNIQVTGTLSSVPEPSSLALIGLGALSVFLCWLRR; this comes from the coding sequence ATGCGACTGAAATCGTTCGTCGTGCTCGCTTCTCTCATGGTGGGGCAGGCAAGTGGTGGGGTCCTCGTCGACAATTCCACCCTGGGCTACTACAACTCGGGCATCGGCGGCCGGCTGGTCAACACGGGGCCCTTCTTCACGGGCGATCCGAGGCTTAGCGTGAGTAGCGCTCCCGATCTATCCGCGGCGGCGACCCAGCTCGGCGGTTGGCTGACCGAGCCGCTTGATCTTGCCACGCCTGGATCGACCTGGAGTTCCGGCCCGGTTTCGATCCCCACCGCATGGGCCAACGGCACCTCCACGGCGGTTATATATTCGATCGGAGAGAGCGGATATAAGCTCGGTGATGTAAGTATCTCGATTGGTGTCGACAACGGTATACTCGTCTGGCTCGACGGGTCATTCGTCCACGGCGACATTGCACCCGGACTTCCACATCCTTTGGGTGAATACGTATACAATCTCGGTGATCTGTCTTCTGGGGTGCATCACCTACAACTCCTCCGAGTAGGCCTCGGCGTCCCGGAGAATTGGAACATTCAAGTGACCGGCACTCTCTCGTCTGTTCCTGAACCGTCCAGCCTCGCTCTCATCGGCCTCGGTGCTTTGAGCGTGTTCCTCTGCTGGTTACGCCGCTGA
- a CDS encoding RNA polymerase sigma factor, translating to MLYAEVGSTRPSMLGAVADWGDQQAWDAFRRRYDPLLSACCRRLGLDAAATDDVVQETWIQVANRMRSFVYDPDGSFRGWLWRVCRYEAIDHLKKRRAEATVPLDDRDEFAAARGVSVDPTPDPDGDGWPSWFAGRRREAERIQAEVRRRVEPQTWEAFRLVCLEIWTVKEAARHLGTSEANVYKAVARVRKRLGDEGARALDRPTDAERP from the coding sequence ATGCTATACGCCGAAGTGGGGAGCACCAGGCCGTCGATGCTGGGGGCGGTCGCCGACTGGGGCGACCAGCAGGCCTGGGACGCCTTCCGGCGGCGGTACGACCCGCTGCTCTCGGCCTGCTGCCGTCGGCTCGGGCTCGACGCGGCGGCGACGGACGACGTCGTCCAGGAGACCTGGATCCAGGTGGCGAACCGGATGCGGTCGTTCGTCTACGACCCCGACGGCAGCTTCCGGGGCTGGCTCTGGCGGGTCTGCCGCTACGAGGCGATCGACCACCTCAAGAAGCGGAGGGCCGAGGCGACGGTCCCCCTCGACGATCGCGACGAGTTCGCCGCCGCCCGCGGGGTTTCGGTCGATCCGACGCCCGACCCGGACGGCGACGGCTGGCCGTCCTGGTTCGCGGGCCGGCGTCGCGAGGCCGAGCGGATCCAGGCCGAGGTCCGACGCCGCGTCGAGCCCCAGACCTGGGAGGCGTTCCGGCTCGTCTGCCTGGAGATCTGGACCGTCAAGGAGGCGGCGCGGCACCTCGGCACCAGCGAGGCCAACGTCTACAAGGCCGTCGCGCGGGTGCGAAAGCGCCTGGGGGACGAGGGGGCCCGGGCGCTCGACCGGCCGACGGACGCGGAGCGGCCCTGA
- a CDS encoding DUF1990 family protein — protein MSEASIGAEVQDVIHAATGTGPLLQRDYIGAIEGGPCSPEDLAKLVRTHFTEFGPPETAAFQRRGEEHKPLEVGDELSIRLAGIMPCGVRVVQVDPLCLTLRTLCGHPEAGRISFKAGRDDQGRVTLHIRSRARSGGLIHYIGFLVLGRTMQARCWIRFIGRVAEVCGGRLDGPVRVSTSRVDLGAADCGGPDRSTFECEG, from the coding sequence ATGAGTGAAGCATCGATCGGAGCGGAGGTCCAGGACGTCATCCACGCGGCGACCGGCACCGGGCCGCTGCTGCAACGCGACTACATCGGGGCGATCGAGGGGGGGCCTTGCTCCCCCGAGGACCTGGCGAAACTCGTCCGAACGCACTTCACCGAGTTCGGGCCGCCGGAGACCGCCGCATTCCAGCGCCGGGGCGAAGAGCACAAACCGCTGGAGGTCGGCGACGAGCTGTCCATCCGGCTCGCCGGGATCATGCCCTGCGGCGTCCGCGTCGTCCAGGTCGACCCCCTCTGCCTCACGCTCCGCACCCTCTGCGGCCATCCCGAGGCCGGGCGGATCAGCTTCAAGGCCGGACGCGACGACCAGGGGCGGGTGACGCTCCACATCCGCAGCCGGGCCCGATCGGGCGGGCTGATCCATTACATCGGGTTCCTGGTGCTGGGCCGGACGATGCAGGCCCGCTGCTGGATCCGCTTCATCGGTCGCGTCGCCGAGGTCTGCGGCGGCCGGCTGGACGGCCCCGTGCGGGTTTCGACGTCGCGCGTGGACCTCGGCGCGGCCGACTGCGGCGGGCCCGATCGCTCCACCTTCGAATGCGAGGGCTGA
- a CDS encoding serine/threonine-protein kinase, producing the protein MQDCPSDETLLQLADDDLEPGRYADLEVHIAGCLRCQSELESRAWNWPSTLADDLGRPPRRGAPPQIPGFAIERELGRGAMGVVYLARRDGLDRLVALKVVGGDAGPGDDPGARRRWLAEARAASSVRHPNVVSLHEYGEAGGWLYLVLEYVPGGSLRERMDGPLPPRDAAALVAAVALGVEHVHACGLLHLDLKPSNILVDGPPGPPSAATTPRVADFGLARPGEGPGTTASSLAGPRGTPSYMAPEQIFGPDGLGPAADVHALGAILYEALTGRPPFRAATVFETLEQVRDQEPASPRAVNSRVDRDLDTIVMKCLRKEPHRRYASAAALADDLRRRLDGRPILARPVPLATRTWRLVKRHPWASASVVAAALALAVGVASIVAAKREAERHLALATTGMKQFTSLVLATYYGHQPLAGERLTQTAGILREQIGAVRAIPGVDAELLIQLSLFDGQVAGRLSALKRFDEARVAGREMLDLLRECLTREGVRAKYPWAEPGAHCEVGRLELEAGRVQEALDYLDRATSLILADTSQYPQRGRLALVLAGHYRKAEAACGAVGDGANAARAHESRTALLAPLTSFNPSRPDEILQKANALSELERWHEARRLIEDLTSSKGSFVPFSILAHLEALQNGAETWFRQEIRHWRCNEVLGPPDPKAFDREADRLVRLLMTFHEKSGREATIWSQGINGLHGELFLLATEQRKCGRIDQADATAAMTSAIARSLLRERPGDPYSHAMLGHAYVQENKNAWKREDIPTVRRTLELAIQAYRRAVAGAPDDPTIRTALQNCQNRLAALPKP; encoded by the coding sequence ATGCAAGACTGCCCGTCGGACGAGACCCTGCTGCAGCTGGCCGACGACGACCTCGAACCGGGGCGGTACGCCGACCTCGAAGTCCACATCGCCGGCTGCCTGCGCTGCCAGTCGGAGCTGGAATCGAGGGCCTGGAACTGGCCGTCCACCCTCGCGGACGACCTGGGCCGCCCCCCGCGCCGCGGCGCGCCGCCGCAGATCCCCGGCTTCGCGATCGAGCGGGAGCTGGGCCGGGGCGCGATGGGCGTGGTCTACCTCGCGCGTCGGGACGGGCTGGACCGGCTCGTCGCGCTCAAGGTCGTGGGGGGCGACGCGGGCCCGGGCGACGACCCCGGCGCGCGGCGGCGGTGGCTCGCCGAGGCGCGGGCGGCGTCGAGCGTCCGGCACCCGAACGTCGTGTCGCTGCACGAGTACGGCGAGGCCGGCGGCTGGCTTTACCTGGTCCTGGAGTACGTCCCCGGCGGATCGCTGCGGGAGCGGATGGACGGCCCGCTGCCGCCCCGCGACGCGGCCGCGTTGGTGGCGGCGGTGGCGCTCGGCGTCGAGCACGTCCACGCCTGCGGCCTGCTACACCTCGACCTGAAGCCGTCCAACATCCTCGTCGACGGCCCTCCCGGCCCCCCCTCGGCCGCGACGACGCCCCGGGTCGCCGACTTCGGCCTGGCCCGGCCCGGCGAGGGCCCGGGCACCACGGCGTCGAGCCTCGCCGGCCCTCGGGGGACGCCGTCGTACATGGCCCCGGAGCAGATCTTCGGCCCCGACGGGCTCGGGCCGGCGGCCGACGTGCACGCCCTGGGCGCGATCCTCTACGAGGCCCTCACCGGCCGGCCGCCGTTCCGCGCGGCCACCGTGTTCGAGACCCTCGAACAGGTCCGCGACCAGGAGCCGGCCTCGCCCCGGGCCGTCAACTCGCGGGTCGACCGCGACCTCGACACCATCGTCATGAAGTGCCTGCGGAAGGAGCCCCACCGCCGCTACGCCTCGGCCGCCGCGCTCGCCGACGACCTCCGTCGCCGTCTCGACGGCCGCCCCATCCTGGCCCGCCCGGTCCCGCTCGCGACGCGCACCTGGCGGCTCGTCAAGCGACACCCCTGGGCCTCGGCCTCGGTCGTCGCGGCGGCCCTCGCGCTGGCCGTCGGCGTCGCCTCGATCGTCGCCGCCAAGCGCGAAGCCGAGCGGCACCTGGCGCTCGCGACGACGGGGATGAAACAGTTCACCTCCCTGGTACTGGCCACCTACTATGGTCACCAGCCGCTGGCGGGTGAGAGGCTGACGCAGACGGCCGGCATCCTGCGCGAACAGATCGGCGCCGTGCGGGCGATCCCGGGGGTCGACGCCGAACTCTTGATCCAATTAAGCCTCTTCGACGGCCAGGTCGCGGGTCGGCTGAGTGCGCTGAAACGCTTCGACGAGGCGCGAGTCGCCGGCCGGGAGATGTTGGATCTGCTTCGCGAATGCCTGACGCGCGAGGGTGTGCGGGCGAAATACCCCTGGGCCGAGCCCGGTGCTCATTGCGAGGTCGGCAGGCTGGAATTGGAGGCGGGGCGGGTTCAAGAGGCGCTGGACTATTTGGACCGGGCGACCTCGCTCATCCTGGCCGACACGAGCCAGTATCCACAGCGGGGGCGGTTAGCCTTGGTTCTCGCCGGTCATTACCGGAAGGCCGAGGCTGCGTGTGGCGCGGTCGGCGACGGCGCGAACGCGGCTCGGGCACATGAGTCCCGGACGGCGTTGCTCGCACCGCTCACGTCGTTCAACCCCAGCCGACCGGACGAGATCCTTCAGAAGGCCAACGCCCTCAGCGAGCTTGAGCGCTGGCACGAAGCCCGTCGCCTGATCGAGGATCTGACATCCTCGAAGGGCTCGTTCGTCCCTTTCTCGATACTCGCGCACCTCGAGGCCCTTCAAAATGGGGCGGAAACCTGGTTCCGCCAGGAAATTCGCCACTGGCGCTGCAACGAGGTCCTCGGCCCGCCCGATCCGAAAGCCTTCGATCGCGAGGCCGACCGTCTCGTGAGGCTTCTCATGACCTTCCACGAGAAGTCCGGGAGGGAGGCTACGATCTGGTCGCAGGGGATCAATGGACTTCATGGCGAACTGTTCCTCCTGGCGACGGAGCAACGCAAGTGCGGCCGGATCGATCAGGCGGACGCGACCGCCGCGATGACGTCGGCGATCGCGAGAAGCCTGTTGCGCGAGCGTCCCGGAGACCCATATTCCCACGCCATGCTCGGCCACGCGTATGTCCAGGAGAACAAGAACGCCTGGAAACGCGAGGACATCCCGACTGTCAGGCGGACCCTGGAGTTGGCGATCCAGGCGTACCGGCGGGCGGTCGCCGGCGCTCCCGACGATCCGACGATCCGGACCGCCCTCCAAAACTGCCAGAACCGCCTGGCGGCCCTCCCGAAGCCCTAG